A stretch of the Argentina anserina chromosome 6, drPotAnse1.1, whole genome shotgun sequence genome encodes the following:
- the LOC126797626 gene encoding F-box/kelch-repeat protein At1g15670-like — translation MELTELIPGLPEEIAYECLTRLHYSAHGVASRVCRRWEHLIKSRDFYNYRKQSGLTHKAASLIQALPVRPGSKQAGPVVYGISVFDPESGEWARVDPVPKYPEGLPLFCQVTSSEGKLVVMGGWDPASYHPVRDVFVYEFTTQRWSRGREMPEVRSFFAAGEMDGRLYVSGGHDESKNALRSARVYDVRADELSGMSEERDECEGIVNGSLFWVVSGYGTESQGEFVGSAEVYEIGSGRWRRVEDAWRAGECPRSSVGIGKDGRLFSWGERDSAVRCGPCGVELGKWAFVSGSGYQGEPHGFFLREGENGKLRKVDVCEDFSGFVQSGCFVEI, via the coding sequence ATGGAATTGACCGAGCTGATACCCGGTTTGCCCGAAGAAATCGCGTACGAGTGTCTGACTCGGCTGCACTACTCGGCCCACGGAGTCGCCTCCCGAGTCTGCCGCCGCTGGGAGCACCTCATCAAAAGCAGAGACTTCTACAACTACAGAAAGCAATCCGGCCTCACCCACAAGGCCGCTTCTCTAATCCAAGCGCTTCCGGTCCGACCCGGGTCGAAGCAGGCCGGGCCCGTCGTCTACGGAATCTCCGTTTTCGACCCGGAGAGCGGGGAATGGGCCCGGGTCGACCCGGTTCCGAAGTACCCGGAGGGGCTGCCGCTGTTCTGTCAGGTGACAAGCTCGGAGGGGAAGCTGGTGGTGATGGGCGGGTGGGACCCGGCGAGTTACCACCCGGTGAGGGACGTGTTCGTCTACGAGTTCACGACGCAGCGGTGGAGCAGAGGGAGGGAGATGCCGGAGGTCCGGTCGTTCTTTGCCGCCGGGGAGATGGACGGCCGGTTGTACGTCTCCGGCGGGCACGACGAGAGCAAGAACGCGCTGAGGTCGGCGAGGGTTTATGACGTCAGGGCTGACGAGTTGAGTGGGATGAGTGAGGAGCGAGACGAGTGTGAGGGGATTGTAAACGGGTCGTTGTTTTGGGTGGTGAGCGGGTACGGTACGGAGAGTCAGGGGGAGTTTGTGGGGAGCGCGGAGGTTTATGagatcgggtcgggtcggtgGAGGCGGGTCGAGGACGCGTGGAGGGCGGGGGAGTGTCCGAGGTCGAGCGTGGGGATTGGGAAGGATGGGAGGTTGTTTAGTTGGGGGGAGAGGGATTCGGCGGTGAGATGTGGGCCGTGCGGGGTGGAATTGGGTAAGTGGGCCTTTGTGTCCGGGTCGGGTTACCAAGGTGAACCGCATGGGTTTTTTTTGCGGGAAGGGGAAAATGGGAAGCTGAGGAAGGTGGATGTGTGTGAGGACTTCTCTGGGTTCGTTCAGTCCGGTTGTTTTGTGGAGATATGA
- the LOC126797627 gene encoding serine/arginine-rich SC35-like splicing factor SCL33 isoform X2, with protein MRGGSYSYSPSPQPRGYSSRRRRSPSPKGRYGGGRGRDLDTSLLVRNLRHDCRPEDLRGPFGQFGPLKDIYLPRDYYTGDPRGFGFVQFVDPADAADAKYHMDGHFLFGRELTVVFAEENRKKPSEMRARGRSYDSRRSGYSRSPRYSRTYSRSPDYYSPSSRRRRYSRSISPRDRRYREQSYSRSPYYSRSRSRSRSRTYSRSRSQSLDYSR; from the exons ATGAGGGGGGGAAGCTACAGTTACAGCCCTTCACCACAGCCCAGGGGTTACAGCAGCAGGCGACGTCGTAGCCCCAGCCCTAAAGGCCGCTACGGAGGAGGCCGCGGGAGGGACCTTGACACCAGTCTCTTGGTCCGCAATCTTCGCCATGATTGCCG GCCAGAGGATTTACGTGGACCGTTTGGGCAATTTGGTCCGCTCAAGGACATTTACTTGCCAAGGGATTATTATACTGG GGATCCACGTGGCTTTGGATTTGTTCAGTTTGTAGACCCTGCTGATGCAGCAGATGCCAAGTATCATATGGATGGGCACTTTCTTTTTGGCCGGGAATTGACCGTTGTGTTTGCTGAGGAGAATAGAAAGAAACCTTCAGAGATGAGAGCACG GGGTCGGTCATATGACAGTAGGAGGAGCGGTTATTCTCGTTCACCACGCTATTCTCGAACTTACTCTCGAAGTCCAGATTATTATTCACCCTCCTCCAGGAGAAGGAGGTACTCAAG ATCGATCTCTCCAAGAGATAGGAGGTACCGGGAGCAATCATACTCAAGGTCTCCCTATTATTCAAGGAGCCGTAGCCGTAGCCGAAGTCGGACTTATA GCAGGAGCCGCAGTCAGAGTTTGGACTACTCTCGCTAG
- the LOC126797627 gene encoding serine/arginine-rich SC35-like splicing factor SCL33 isoform X1, translating into MRGGSYSYSPSPQPRGYSSRRRRSPSPKGRYGGGRGRDLDTSLLVRNLRHDCRPEDLRGPFGQFGPLKDIYLPRDYYTGDPRGFGFVQFVDPADAADAKYHMDGHFLFGRELTVVFAEENRKKPSEMRARGRSYDSRRSGYSRSPRYSRTYSRSPDYYSPSSRRRRYSRSISPRDRRYREQSYSRSPYYSRSRSRSRSRTYSRSRSQSLDYSR; encoded by the exons ATGAGGGGGGGAAGCTACAGTTACAGCCCTTCACCACAGCCCAGGGGTTACAGCAGCAGGCGACGTCGTAGCCCCAGCCCTAAAGGCCGCTACGGAGGAGGCCGCGGGAGGGACCTTGACACCAGTCTCTTGGTCCGCAATCTTCGCCATGATTGCCG GCCAGAGGATTTACGTGGACCGTTTGGGCAATTTGGTCCGCTCAAGGACATTTACTTGCCAAGGGATTATTATACTGG GGATCCACGTGGCTTTGGATTTGTTCAGTTTGTAGACCCTGCTGATGCAGCAGATGCCAAGTATCATATGGATGGGCACTTTCTTTTTGGCCGGGAATTGACCGTTGTGTTTGCTGAGGAGAATAGAAAGAAACCTTCAGAGATGAGAGCACG GGGTCGGTCATATGACAGTAGGAGGAGCGGTTATTCTCGTTCACCACGCTATTCTCGAACTTACTCTCGAAGTCCAGATTATTATTCACCCTCCTCCAGGAGAAGGAGGTACTCAAG ATCGATCTCTCCAAGAGATAGGAGGTACCGGGAGCAATCATACTCAAGGTCTCCCTATTATTCAAGGAGCCGTAGCCGTAGCCGAAGTCGGACTTATAGCAGGAGCCGCAGTCAGAGTTTGGACTACTCTCGCTAG